In Vicia villosa cultivar HV-30 ecotype Madison, WI unplaced genomic scaffold, Vvil1.0 ctg.000030F_1_1, whole genome shotgun sequence, the following proteins share a genomic window:
- the LOC131622422 gene encoding peroxidase E5-like, with protein sequence MNPLRFLATALCCAAIVFGGLTFPSNAQLDPFFYIQTCPQLHFIVYEILFNVAQTDARMPASLIRLHFHDCFVQGCDASVLLNTTDTIVTEQDAFPNINSLRGLDVINQIKTAVERSCPDTVSCADILTLSAGISSVLTGGPGWLVPLGRRDSLTANQTLANQNLPGPSFSLPQLKSAFANQGLTTLDLVSLSGAHTFGRSRCGLFSDRLYNFNSTGKPDPTLDPAYLKVLQKQCPQDGPGTNRVNLDPTTPDTLDKNFYNNLQVKKGLLQSDQELFSTPGADTISIVNKFANNENAFFKNFRKSMIKMGNIGVLTGKKGEIRKQCNFINKKKKSSELDITNGDLVSSM encoded by the exons ATGAACCCCCTTCGTTTCTTAGCTACAGCTTTGTGCTGTGCTGCAATTGTGTTTGGAGGATTAACCTTCCCCTCAAATGCACAACTTGATCCATTTTTTTACATTCAAACTTGTCCCCAATTGCATTTTATTGTATATGAAATCTTATTCAACGTTGCTCAGACAGATGCCCGAATGCCTGCTAGTCTCATCAGGCTCCACTTTCATGACTGCTTTGTTCAA GGTTGTGATGCATCCGTTTTGTTGAACACAACTGATACCATTGTGACTGAACAAGATGCCTTCCCAAATATCAATTCCTTGAGAGGTTTAGATGTTATAAATCAGATTAAAACTGCAGTAGAACGTTCTTGTCCAGACACAGTTTCTTGTGCTGATATTCTTACACTTTCTGCTGGAATATCTTCTGTTTTG ACCGGAGGTCCAGGTTGGTTGGTTCCATTGGGAAGAAGAGATAGTTTAACCGCAAACCAAACCCTTGCTAATCAAAATCTTCCAGGTCCATCTTTCAGTTTACCTCAACTGAAATCTGCTTTTGCTAATCAAGGTCTCACCACACTTGATCTAGTATCACTCTCAGGGGCTCACACATTTGGAAGATCACGTTGCGGTTTATTCAGTGATCGATTGTACAACTTCAACAGTACCGGCAAACCTGATCCAACTCTCGATCCAGCTTACTTAAAAGTATTGCAAAAACAATGTCCTCAGGACGGACCTGGAACTAACCGTGTCAACTTGGATCCAACGACTCCTGATACATTGGACAAAAACTTCTACAACAATCTTCAAGTTAAAAAGGGTTTGCTTCAAAGTGACCAAGAATTGTTCTCAACACCAGGTGCAGATACCATTAGCATTGTCAACAAATTTGCAAATAACGAAAATGCTTTCTTTAAGAATTTTAGGAAGTCAATGATTAAAATGGGAAATATTGGTGTGCTTACTGGAAAGAAAGGTGAAATTAGAAAACAGTGCAATTTTATtaataagaagaagaaatcaTCTGAGTTGGATATTACTAATGGGGATTTGGTTAGTTCAATGTAA